The following coding sequences are from one Spea bombifrons isolate aSpeBom1 chromosome 13, aSpeBom1.2.pri, whole genome shotgun sequence window:
- the LOC128471856 gene encoding matrilin-4-like, with product MKLLCLSTFIFVILAKLEARPQVAAQKCKTSPMDLVFIIDSSRSVRPFEFESMRKFMIDIINSLEIGPTKTRIGVVQYSSQVQNVFSLKTFSNKSDMEKAINDIIPLAQGTMTGLAIQYAMNVAFTVEEGARPLEKRIPKVAIIVTDGRPQDRVTEVAAQARDSGIEIYAVGVQRADVNSLRAMASAPLDDHVFHVESFDLIQHFAIQFQDKLCDVDMCTEMDHGCQHSCVNVPSSYYCECNAGYKLNADGKTCSVIDLCAQGNHGCEQLCVSSPGSYSCACSKGYKLNNDKKTCSMIDLCAQGNHGCEQLCISSLGSYSCACRTGFQLNNDKKTCTSKRTFFCKVGFCLVSLI from the exons cacaaaaatgtaaaactagCCCCATGGACCTTGTCTTTATCATTGACAGCTCAAGAAGCGTTCGGCCATTTGAATTTGAAAGTATGAGAAAGTTTATGATTGATATCATTAATTCACTTGAAATCGGTCCTACAAAAACACGGATTGGAGTTGTGCAATACTCCAGCCAAGTACAAAATGTGTTCTCTCTCAAGACATTTTCCAACAAGTCAGACATGGAAAAGGCCATAAACGACATCATTCCTTTGGCACAAGGAACCATGACGGGTCTCGCCATACAATATGCCATGAATGTTGCATTTACTGTTGAGGAAGGAGCTCGACCTTTAGAGAAAAGGATTCCAAAAGTCGCCATTATTGTGACCGACGGCAGACCTCAGGACCGTGTTACGGAAGTTGCCGCTCAGGCCCGGGATTCTGGTATTGAAATCTACGCTGTCGGTGTTCAAAGGGCCGATGTAAATTCTTTGAGGGCCATGGCTTCTGCGCCTCTTGATGACCATGTTTTCCATGTAGAGTCATTCGATCTGATTCAGCACTTCGCTATTCAGTTCCAAGATAAACTATGCG ATGTGGACATGTGCACAGAAATGGACCACGGATGTCAGCATAGCTGCGTCAATGTTCCCAGCTCTTATTATTGTGAATGTAATGCAGGGTACAAGCTAAACGCAGATGGGAAAACCTGTTCTG tgattGATTTGTGTGCCCAAGGAAATCATGGCTGCGAACAACTGTGTGTTAGTTCCCCGGGCTCTTACTCCTGTGCCTGCAGTAAAGGTTATAAACTAAACAACGATAAGAAGACTTGCTCGA TGATAGATCTGTGCGCCCAAGGAAATCACGGATGTGAACAACTTTGTATCAGCTCCCTCGGCTCCTATTCTTGTGCCTGTCGGACAGGATTTCAACTGAACAACGATAAAAAGACTTGCACAAGTAAGAGGACGTTTTTCTGTAAAGTTGGATTTTGTTTGGTATCTTTAATCTAG